Proteins encoded together in one Terriglobus saanensis SP1PR4 window:
- the yihA gene encoding ribosome biogenesis GTP-binding protein YihA/YsxC produces the protein MRLTPRFLLSAFDEAHFPKEAQTHNAPEVAFLGRSNVGKSSLINALLGGTQARVSSTPGRTRSINFFGLYDDPRPQPEVIFADLPGYGYAKISKSISAEWSGFIDPYLADRETLALCICLVDTNIPPQPPDTQLINYLREIRRPFLVVGTKSDKLSNNTLGNSVLALKKGHGVDEVMPCSVKDQRNIKHLWARILATRDKPFVD, from the coding sequence ATGCGCCTCACCCCCCGTTTCCTGCTCTCAGCCTTCGACGAAGCACACTTCCCCAAGGAAGCGCAGACGCACAACGCCCCCGAGGTCGCCTTCCTCGGCCGGTCGAATGTAGGCAAATCGTCCCTGATCAATGCCCTTCTGGGCGGCACGCAGGCTCGCGTCTCCTCCACCCCAGGACGCACGCGCTCCATCAACTTCTTCGGTCTCTATGACGATCCGAGGCCCCAGCCCGAGGTTATCTTCGCGGATCTTCCCGGATACGGCTACGCCAAGATCTCCAAATCCATCTCCGCGGAGTGGTCAGGCTTCATCGATCCCTATCTCGCCGACCGCGAAACGCTTGCGCTCTGCATCTGCCTGGTGGACACCAATATTCCTCCGCAGCCGCCCGATACGCAGCTCATCAACTATCTGCGCGAGATCCGCCGCCCTTTCCTCGTCGTCGGAACCAAGAGCGATAAGCTTTCAAACAACACGCTCGGCAACTCGGTGCTGGCTCTGAAAAAAGGCCACGGCGTGGACGAAGTGATGCCCTGCTCAGTGAAAGATCAGCGCAACATTAAGCACCTCTGGGCGCGCATTCTGGCTACACGCGACAAGCCCTTCGTCGACTAG
- a CDS encoding YceI family protein, with protein MKPHLNRRSAIFALALASLSLALPSFAQVSNWKIDPAHSSVNFQIRHLAVSNVHGAFSKVTGDVVWNEKDPGKSSVIATIDATTVNTDNDKRDGHLKSPDFFDVANFPTLTFKSTSVKNVNGKLQLIGDLTLHGQTKSVTLDVDGPVPPQTNNGKTVSGFSATGLIKRSDFNFGPKFAPPTVGDEIKFTIDLEVDKQ; from the coding sequence ATGAAACCTCACCTCAATCGGCGTAGTGCTATTTTTGCACTCGCTCTCGCATCGCTTTCTCTCGCTCTGCCCTCCTTCGCACAGGTTTCCAACTGGAAGATCGACCCGGCCCACTCCAGCGTGAACTTTCAGATCCGCCATCTCGCCGTCTCCAACGTTCATGGCGCCTTCTCGAAGGTAACTGGAGATGTTGTTTGGAATGAGAAAGATCCGGGCAAGTCGAGCGTCATCGCCACCATCGATGCCACAACCGTCAACACCGACAACGACAAGCGCGATGGACATCTCAAGAGCCCCGACTTCTTCGATGTAGCCAACTTCCCGACCCTGACCTTCAAGTCCACCTCGGTGAAGAACGTCAACGGCAAGCTGCAGCTGATCGGCGACCTGACCCTCCACGGCCAGACGAAGTCCGTTACGCTCGATGTCGACGGTCCTGTCCCGCCTCAGACCAATAACGGAAAAACTGTCAGTGGCTTCTCGGCAACTGGCCTGATCAAGCGCTCTGACTTCAACTTTGGTCCTAAGTTCGCTCCTCCTACCGTTGGCGACGAGATTAAGTTCACGATCGACCTCGAAGTCGATAAACAGTAA
- a CDS encoding DUF1800 domain-containing protein, protein MRLRSASRFVLLGTMIAVSAHAAERKPKAKVKVQAVASAPLSARERASQFLDRFTFGVRPGEVEKLVAAGPDGPDKWFEQQLKPAAIPDGDLERRLRDYPTLNMTSPQVLATFPDRGTITRIADGKAQPPTDPQLAAVYEVQLYKLQLERDAKRTAQLNAAAAAPAGTVDPQKEIDKATASRIAGQLFSLPKGERMKALLALPVADRAAFTLNVAGQQKTTLMADFTPREREYFNCMAAGVGPSYLALNELTQARILRDILSERQLQAVMADFWFNHFNIYAPKDSDQWYTTAYERDVIRKNALGKFSDLLMATATSPAMLVYLDNWLSIGPNSPANGGNNANGKRGNRGLNENYAREVMELHTLSVNGGYSQADVTSLAAVLTGWSVDHPELAGPYLFDPKKHEPGPKQWLGQTIPAGEADEGTTALKALAASPKTAHFIAWKLAQRFLADDPPAPAVDRIAQTYMSTDGDIRAMLRTLVQSPEFNSRKYFRNKVKTPVEFVASTFRTTATDPTNPGVIVQSIDRMGMGLYRALPPTGYYITADKWMNTGALLDRLNFALMLTAGKFGGQRFDSSRLLALGLMSQPAGTTPSTIASRASVKAAPLNGAPSAAKVREVRISQRTSDSEMEDAATPGITAATGASSVATGTGAELALSVLETTLVGGEVSAQTNGLILQQLHQSASAGAANSASTLDMLTALVLGAPEFQLR, encoded by the coding sequence ATGCGCCTTCGGTCCGCCAGTAGATTCGTACTTCTCGGCACGATGATCGCGGTCTCAGCCCATGCGGCGGAGCGTAAGCCGAAGGCCAAGGTCAAAGTACAGGCCGTTGCAAGCGCTCCGCTCTCTGCGCGAGAGAGGGCATCGCAGTTTCTGGATCGCTTCACCTTTGGAGTGAGGCCGGGCGAGGTGGAGAAATTGGTAGCTGCGGGGCCAGATGGTCCCGACAAGTGGTTCGAGCAGCAGCTCAAACCAGCGGCGATTCCGGATGGCGATCTTGAACGAAGGCTGCGCGACTATCCCACGCTCAACATGACGTCGCCACAGGTGCTGGCAACTTTCCCGGATCGCGGAACGATTACCCGCATCGCAGACGGCAAGGCGCAGCCTCCAACCGATCCCCAGCTCGCCGCAGTCTATGAGGTGCAGCTTTACAAACTGCAACTCGAACGCGATGCCAAACGTACGGCGCAACTCAATGCAGCGGCTGCCGCCCCGGCGGGGACGGTAGATCCGCAGAAAGAGATCGACAAGGCCACAGCATCGCGCATCGCCGGGCAGCTTTTCTCTCTTCCCAAGGGGGAGCGGATGAAGGCGCTGCTGGCCCTGCCGGTTGCGGACCGCGCCGCCTTTACCTTGAATGTCGCGGGACAGCAGAAGACCACGCTCATGGCGGACTTTACTCCACGCGAGCGCGAGTACTTCAACTGCATGGCGGCCGGTGTCGGGCCCAGCTACCTGGCCCTGAACGAACTGACGCAGGCACGCATTTTGCGGGACATCCTCTCCGAACGCCAGTTGCAGGCGGTTATGGCGGATTTCTGGTTCAACCACTTCAATATCTACGCTCCGAAAGACTCCGACCAGTGGTACACGACGGCCTACGAGCGGGACGTCATCCGCAAGAACGCTCTGGGTAAGTTCAGTGACCTGCTCATGGCCACGGCCACGAGCCCGGCGATGCTGGTCTATCTCGATAACTGGCTTTCCATAGGACCCAACTCACCCGCAAATGGTGGAAACAACGCGAATGGCAAACGGGGCAATCGCGGACTGAATGAGAACTATGCACGCGAGGTGATGGAGCTTCATACGCTCTCGGTGAATGGCGGTTACTCCCAGGCGGATGTCACCAGCCTGGCGGCGGTGCTTACGGGCTGGTCGGTCGATCATCCAGAGCTTGCTGGACCGTATCTCTTCGACCCGAAGAAGCATGAACCCGGACCAAAGCAGTGGCTGGGGCAGACCATTCCGGCAGGTGAGGCAGATGAGGGTACAACGGCGCTCAAGGCGCTGGCAGCGAGCCCGAAGACCGCTCACTTCATCGCGTGGAAGCTCGCGCAGCGCTTCCTTGCAGACGATCCTCCGGCACCTGCCGTCGACCGCATCGCCCAGACCTACATGAGCACGGACGGAGACATTCGTGCCATGCTGCGAACGCTGGTGCAGTCGCCGGAGTTCAACTCTCGCAAGTACTTCCGGAACAAGGTGAAGACGCCGGTGGAGTTTGTCGCGTCGACCTTTCGCACCACGGCGACCGATCCAACGAACCCCGGCGTGATAGTCCAGTCGATCGACCGAATGGGTATGGGGCTCTATCGCGCTCTTCCACCGACGGGCTATTACATTACGGCAGACAAGTGGATGAACACCGGCGCTCTGCTGGACCGTCTGAACTTCGCCCTGATGCTTACGGCCGGGAAGTTCGGTGGACAGCGCTTCGATTCGTCGCGTCTGCTCGCGCTGGGGCTGATGTCTCAACCCGCAGGGACGACCCCATCCACCATCGCCTCGCGCGCAAGTGTAAAGGCCGCACCATTGAACGGGGCACCGTCCGCCGCCAAGGTGCGTGAAGTACGCATTTCACAGCGGACTTCAGATTCTGAGATGGAAGACGCTGCAACGCCCGGCATCACTGCAGCCACTGGCGCAAGTTCCGTAGCTACGGGAACCGGGGCAGAACTGGCTCTTTCCGTTCTGGAGACTACGCTGGTCGGTGGAGAGGTTTCGGCGCAGACGAATGGCCTTATCCTGCAGCAGCTGCATCAATCTGCATCAGCAGGCGCGGCCAACTCGGCGTCCACGCTCGATATGCTGACGGCGCTGGTTCTAGGAGCGCCGGAGTTTCAACTACGCTGA
- the ffh gene encoding signal recognition particle protein — MFENLQEKLQRAFKNLRGQGTITEENITEALVEIRLALLESDVNLNVVGTLIEHVREKALGTQVATALSPTEQVIKIVHDELVEILGRDTARFKFASQPPTVILMAGLQGSGKTTTSGKLAAWLKKGGHRPMLVSVDVYRPAARQQLEIVAKSISAQIYLGDLKGEPAGTPLVERLAREAKREAANFGCDVLIVDTAGRLGIDQPLMDEMASLKKLLNPSEILFVADAMTGQDAVNSADAFHKQLGITGVVLTKMDGDARGGAALSIRNVTGAPVKFIGTGEKPDAFEAFHPDRIVSRIMGMGDVATLLERAEEKLDRGKSEEFAKKALSGDGFSLEDFRDQLRQIKKLGSMQSIMKMLPSVGPFQGLQAAAENVDEGQLTRTEAIINSMTARERANHEIISGQRRKRIARGSGTSVQDVNNLLRQYAQMRKMFKGIGSGGGKMQRRLMSQMGGMNRFGR; from the coding sequence ATGTTTGAGAATCTTCAGGAAAAACTTCAGCGGGCCTTCAAGAACCTTCGCGGCCAGGGCACCATCACGGAAGAAAACATCACCGAGGCGCTGGTTGAGATCCGCCTCGCCCTTCTGGAGTCCGACGTTAACCTGAACGTCGTCGGGACGCTCATCGAACACGTCCGCGAGAAGGCGCTGGGAACGCAGGTTGCCACCGCGCTGTCCCCCACCGAGCAGGTCATCAAGATCGTTCACGATGAACTTGTGGAGATTCTCGGTCGCGATACGGCCCGTTTCAAGTTCGCCTCGCAGCCGCCCACCGTCATTCTGATGGCAGGCCTACAGGGTTCCGGAAAGACTACCACCAGCGGCAAGCTGGCGGCCTGGTTGAAGAAGGGCGGACATCGCCCCATGCTGGTCTCCGTCGACGTCTATCGTCCCGCGGCGCGTCAGCAGCTTGAGATCGTCGCCAAGTCCATCAGCGCACAGATCTATCTCGGCGATTTGAAGGGAGAGCCAGCAGGCACGCCTCTCGTCGAACGTCTTGCACGCGAAGCCAAGCGCGAAGCTGCAAACTTCGGCTGCGATGTTCTCATCGTCGATACCGCCGGACGTCTCGGCATCGATCAGCCGCTGATGGACGAGATGGCTTCCCTGAAGAAGCTGCTCAACCCTAGCGAAATCCTCTTCGTCGCCGACGCGATGACCGGACAGGACGCGGTCAACTCCGCTGACGCCTTTCACAAACAGCTCGGCATCACCGGCGTCGTCCTCACCAAGATGGACGGCGACGCACGCGGCGGCGCGGCACTTTCGATCCGCAACGTCACCGGTGCTCCGGTCAAGTTCATCGGCACCGGCGAAAAACCGGACGCCTTTGAAGCCTTCCATCCCGACCGTATCGTCTCGCGCATCATGGGCATGGGCGACGTCGCTACCCTGCTCGAACGCGCGGAAGAAAAACTCGATCGCGGCAAGAGTGAAGAGTTTGCCAAGAAGGCTCTCTCCGGAGATGGCTTCTCGCTCGAAGACTTCCGCGATCAGCTGCGCCAGATCAAAAAGCTCGGATCGATGCAGTCGATCATGAAGATGCTCCCGTCGGTCGGTCCCTTCCAGGGCCTGCAGGCCGCGGCAGAGAACGTGGACGAAGGCCAGCTCACGCGTACCGAAGCCATCATTAATTCCATGACGGCGCGCGAACGAGCAAACCACGAGATCATCTCAGGCCAGCGCCGCAAGCGCATCGCACGCGGCTCGGGAACCTCCGTGCAGGACGTCAACAACCTTCTCCGCCAGTACGCGCAGATGCGCAAGATGTTCAAGGGCATCGGCTCGGGTGGCGGCAAGATGCAGCGTCGCCTGATGAGTCAGATGGGCGGCATGAACCGCTTCGGCCGGTAG
- a CDS encoding nitrite/sulfite reductase, which yields MAEQVADAVVAKKETKAQKSERLKLEKNPWQAWEEVRQFAREGREAVVPDWANLYFKWWGIYTQGDGAGATGGVGGEGLVTEYFMMRVGIPNGILTSEQTRVIAQIAKDHGQNLADVTTRQNIQFHWLTIESLPLVVDALEKVGLSPKGACGDVVRNVTGCPLAGHDAAELFDASPIAKKVAATLTANNDFVNLPRKFKICITGCPIWCSYPEINDIALTGVANAAGELGFAVRVGGGLSKDPHIAVKLDAFIRQEQAEEVCIKIVEIFREQTVLRESRTTARLKFLFLKHGWTAESFLAELETRMGFKFDPAPAEHVPGDQYRDHTGVHPQKEKGLNYVGLTVLRGRMTGDQLYALADLADKYGAGDLRCTIQQNIILMGVPSEKVHDLIAEISKLELHVEGSSFWRGTVACTGTEFCKLAITETKGFARWIVDEMEERMPEFTEQLRINVTGCPNNCGQSWISDIGLEGKKIKQDGKLVDAYYFLLGGAVGDHAGIARPVGYRVPATEVPVAIERLLTTYMKQRVSDESLRGYFARYSNEELRGQLAGEIVAPVERDLPAGRVPGNVG from the coding sequence ATGGCAGAGCAGGTTGCGGATGCGGTAGTAGCGAAAAAAGAGACAAAGGCGCAGAAGTCCGAGCGTCTGAAGCTGGAAAAGAACCCCTGGCAGGCGTGGGAGGAGGTTCGCCAGTTTGCACGCGAAGGGCGCGAGGCCGTCGTTCCCGATTGGGCCAATCTCTACTTTAAATGGTGGGGTATTTACACGCAGGGCGATGGCGCGGGTGCAACCGGCGGCGTAGGTGGAGAAGGTCTGGTTACTGAATACTTCATGATGCGCGTCGGGATTCCGAACGGCATTCTGACCAGCGAGCAAACTCGCGTGATTGCGCAGATCGCCAAGGACCACGGGCAGAATCTAGCCGATGTGACCACGCGACAGAACATCCAATTTCACTGGCTGACGATTGAGAGCCTGCCGCTGGTGGTGGATGCGCTCGAAAAGGTCGGCCTTTCGCCGAAGGGCGCCTGTGGCGATGTGGTTCGCAATGTAACCGGTTGCCCGCTGGCTGGGCATGATGCAGCGGAGCTTTTCGATGCTTCGCCAATTGCCAAGAAGGTGGCTGCGACGCTGACAGCGAACAACGATTTTGTGAACCTGCCGCGCAAGTTCAAGATCTGCATTACGGGCTGCCCGATCTGGTGCTCTTACCCGGAGATCAATGACATCGCGCTGACCGGTGTGGCGAATGCCGCTGGTGAGCTTGGTTTCGCAGTGCGTGTGGGCGGTGGTCTGTCGAAGGACCCGCATATCGCGGTGAAGTTGGATGCGTTCATTCGGCAGGAGCAGGCAGAAGAGGTTTGCATCAAGATCGTGGAGATCTTCCGCGAGCAGACGGTGCTGCGCGAAAGCCGCACGACTGCGCGCCTGAAGTTCCTCTTCCTGAAGCATGGCTGGACGGCCGAGAGCTTCCTCGCAGAGCTGGAGACGCGCATGGGCTTCAAGTTCGATCCCGCTCCTGCTGAGCATGTTCCCGGCGATCAGTATCGCGATCACACGGGCGTTCATCCGCAGAAGGAGAAGGGTCTGAACTATGTTGGCCTGACCGTTCTGCGCGGACGTATGACAGGCGATCAGCTCTACGCGTTGGCGGACCTGGCGGACAAATACGGCGCAGGCGATCTGCGCTGCACGATTCAGCAGAACATTATTCTGATGGGCGTGCCGAGCGAGAAGGTACACGACCTGATCGCGGAGATCAGCAAGCTGGAGTTGCACGTCGAGGGTTCGAGCTTCTGGCGCGGGACTGTAGCTTGCACAGGCACCGAGTTCTGCAAGCTCGCCATCACGGAGACCAAGGGTTTCGCGCGCTGGATCGTCGACGAGATGGAAGAGCGCATGCCCGAATTTACAGAGCAGCTGCGGATCAATGTTACGGGCTGCCCGAACAACTGTGGACAGAGCTGGATCTCTGATATCGGCCTTGAAGGCAAGAAGATCAAACAGGACGGCAAGCTGGTGGATGCGTACTACTTCCTTCTAGGCGGGGCTGTGGGCGACCACGCGGGCATCGCGCGTCCTGTGGGATATCGCGTTCCGGCTACAGAAGTTCCCGTGGCGATTGAGCGCCTGCTGACGACGTACATGAAGCAGCGCGTGAGCGATGAATCGTTGCGCGGCTATTTTGCCCGCTACAGCAACGAAGAGTTGCGTGGACAGCTTGCTGGCGAGATCGTGGCTCCAGTAGAGCGCGATTTACCTGCGGGACGCGTTCCGGGGAATGTAGGATGA
- a CDS encoding response regulator transcription factor, whose translation MSEFPGNDQDGTEDEDGFSGGVRIILADSQAIYRVGLRKVFALEDDMRVIAQAETLANLYTALQRYPTDVVVIEGQLMAGAVDAIPELVRRAPQAKIIVQVLESDEANTVEMYRRGVRGVVPRSISPDLLIKCVRKIAAGETWIDNQSVSWVIEAYRSQAVQLMNPRSQPKLSPKELAIISCITRGMRNKEIAYQIGTTEQVIKNYLRKVYDKLGVSDRLELALYCMHHQLLKRYAVEEPTTEMVTKVV comes from the coding sequence ATGTCTGAATTTCCTGGTAACGATCAAGATGGCACGGAAGATGAGGACGGTTTTTCCGGAGGGGTCCGCATTATTCTGGCCGACTCACAGGCCATTTACCGCGTCGGCCTGCGGAAGGTCTTTGCGCTGGAAGATGACATGCGTGTCATCGCGCAGGCCGAAACACTGGCAAACCTGTACACCGCGTTACAGCGCTATCCGACGGATGTCGTAGTCATCGAAGGTCAACTGATGGCCGGTGCGGTGGATGCCATTCCGGAGTTGGTGCGGCGTGCGCCACAGGCCAAAATCATCGTTCAGGTGCTGGAGTCTGACGAAGCGAATACGGTAGAGATGTACCGTCGTGGTGTGCGGGGTGTCGTTCCGCGCTCCATTTCCCCAGACCTGCTGATCAAATGCGTTCGGAAGATCGCGGCGGGCGAGACCTGGATCGACAATCAATCGGTCAGCTGGGTGATTGAGGCGTACCGATCACAGGCGGTTCAGTTGATGAATCCGCGCTCACAACCGAAGCTCTCGCCGAAGGAGCTTGCCATCATTAGCTGTATCACGCGGGGCATGCGGAATAAAGAGATCGCCTATCAGATCGGAACCACGGAGCAGGTGATCAAGAACTATCTCCGCAAGGTCTACGACAAGCTGGGGGTGAGCGACCGGCTGGAGCTGGCTCTTTACTGCATGCACCACCAGTTGCTGAAGCGCTATGCGGTAGAAGAACCGACAACCGAGATGGTGACGAAGGTCGTTTAG
- a CDS encoding precorrin-2 dehydrogenase/sirohydrochlorin ferrochelatase family protein, whose translation MSLFPLFLKLTARPCLVVGAGAIAEGKIAALLESEATVTVVAPQADPRVEEWAASGEITLLRREYQTSDVEGMFLVVAGTNVPPVNRAVYAAATERGILCNAVDDPPYCDFYFPSIVRRGELQIAISTAGESPAFAQQLRKELNEQLPKDLGPWLMELGRLRREVTAVEPLGEPRKMLLHQLAKREVCGAQDCPTRMIAREHMASIKRVS comes from the coding sequence ATGAGCCTCTTTCCTCTCTTCCTGAAGCTCACGGCGAGGCCTTGCCTCGTTGTGGGCGCAGGTGCGATTGCGGAAGGGAAGATCGCTGCATTGCTGGAGTCTGAGGCGACGGTGACGGTGGTTGCGCCACAGGCCGATCCCCGGGTAGAAGAGTGGGCTGCGAGCGGTGAGATCACTCTGCTGCGACGTGAGTATCAGACAAGCGACGTTGAGGGAATGTTCCTCGTCGTTGCGGGGACGAATGTGCCTCCGGTGAACCGCGCGGTGTACGCAGCGGCGACGGAGCGCGGCATCCTGTGCAACGCGGTGGACGATCCTCCTTACTGCGACTTCTACTTTCCCTCCATCGTGCGTCGAGGCGAGTTGCAGATCGCGATCTCGACGGCGGGTGAGAGTCCGGCGTTTGCGCAGCAGTTGCGCAAGGAGCTGAACGAACAGCTGCCGAAGGACCTTGGACCGTGGCTGATGGAACTCGGACGTCTGCGTCGAGAAGTGACTGCGGTGGAGCCGCTCGGCGAGCCGCGCAAGATGCTGCTGCATCAGCTGGCAAAGCGTGAGGTTTGCGGCGCGCAGGATTGCCCGACACGGATGATTGCGCGCGAGCATATGGCTTCGATCAAGAGGGTGTCGTGA
- a CDS encoding MFS transporter, whose protein sequence is MASGILENFQQLTVKQRNAFVACFLGWTLDAFDFFILTYCLSAIAADFSVGIKKVAECLFWTLAMRPVGALLFGAMAERWGRKPTLMLNVISFAVFELASAFAPTLGWLMVCRGLFGIAMGGEWGVGAALAFETLPPKGRGFFSGLLQEGYVCGNLLAAAVYWLVFPHLHSHGMLTNWRVMFMIGAFPAALVFFIRMGVDESPAWKEGKADPVKPKFQWSQVGAYLPSFLFLVLLMTAFTAFSHGSQDLYPTFLEKTKGFAAAEVGKIAIIANLGALFGGICVGTLSEKLGRRKAIVLAALLAIPMIPLWAYTHSMGVVMIGGFLMQFMVQGAWGVIPAHLNELSPSAVRATFPGLAYQLGNLITSRNAVFQAALAARFGGMTIVMAGTVVVVALIVAGLAAAGRERKGEEMKLA, encoded by the coding sequence ATGGCAAGCGGGATCCTGGAAAACTTTCAGCAACTCACAGTAAAGCAGCGGAATGCCTTTGTCGCTTGTTTTCTTGGCTGGACACTGGATGCGTTTGATTTTTTTATCCTGACCTACTGCCTTTCCGCGATCGCCGCAGATTTTTCTGTTGGCATCAAAAAAGTGGCGGAGTGCCTCTTCTGGACCCTGGCGATGAGGCCGGTCGGAGCGCTCCTCTTTGGCGCCATGGCAGAGCGGTGGGGTAGAAAACCCACACTGATGCTCAATGTGATCAGTTTTGCCGTCTTTGAGCTGGCAAGTGCATTTGCGCCCACGCTCGGCTGGCTGATGGTCTGTCGCGGGCTATTCGGCATAGCGATGGGTGGAGAGTGGGGCGTGGGTGCAGCGCTGGCGTTTGAGACGCTTCCTCCAAAGGGGCGAGGATTCTTCAGCGGCCTGTTGCAAGAGGGGTACGTTTGCGGAAATCTTTTAGCTGCAGCGGTCTACTGGCTTGTCTTTCCGCATCTGCATAGCCATGGCATGTTGACGAACTGGCGGGTGATGTTCATGATCGGTGCGTTTCCGGCCGCGCTTGTCTTCTTCATCCGCATGGGTGTGGATGAGTCACCGGCATGGAAAGAAGGCAAGGCCGATCCGGTCAAGCCAAAGTTCCAATGGAGCCAGGTCGGAGCTTATCTACCGTCCTTTTTGTTCTTGGTCTTATTAATGACCGCATTCACGGCATTCAGCCATGGAAGTCAGGATCTCTACCCCACATTCCTGGAGAAGACCAAGGGATTTGCCGCTGCCGAGGTGGGAAAGATTGCGATTATCGCTAACCTGGGAGCGCTCTTCGGCGGGATTTGCGTAGGCACGCTCTCGGAGAAGTTAGGGCGGCGGAAGGCCATTGTTCTGGCCGCCCTGCTTGCCATCCCGATGATTCCGCTTTGGGCCTATACGCACTCCATGGGTGTCGTTATGATCGGTGGTTTTCTGATGCAGTTCATGGTGCAGGGTGCGTGGGGCGTCATTCCGGCGCATCTGAACGAGCTTTCGCCTTCTGCCGTACGCGCGACGTTTCCGGGACTGGCGTACCAGCTTGGGAACCTGATCACGTCTCGGAATGCTGTGTTTCAAGCGGCGCTCGCAGCGCGGTTTGGAGGGATGACGATTGTGATGGCGGGGACGGTGGTTGTGGTTGCGCTCATCGTGGCGGGGTTGGCTGCGGCAGGTCGAGAGCGGAAGGGCGAGGAGATGAAGCTGGCCTGA
- a CDS encoding PilZ domain-containing protein, with protein MRNLQDIDSGKQAGPAVDPIRTAVRFPLRLELILDTDEGELTATTEDVSANGVLFSVAKLPAVDSRVEFTMMMPAAIMGHENDVVVHCVGRIVRHDRSGQTLRAAAVIDEYFLRA; from the coding sequence GTGCGTAACCTACAAGACATAGACAGCGGCAAGCAGGCAGGGCCTGCGGTCGACCCGATACGTACGGCGGTTCGCTTTCCCCTTCGGTTAGAACTCATCCTGGATACGGATGAAGGGGAGTTGACCGCAACGACTGAGGATGTTTCCGCCAACGGCGTCCTGTTTTCCGTGGCGAAACTGCCTGCGGTCGATAGCCGGGTGGAGTTCACCATGATGATGCCGGCTGCCATCATGGGCCACGAAAATGACGTGGTGGTGCATTGCGTAGGACGAATCGTTCGTCATGATCGATCGGGCCAGACGCTGCGGGCTGCAGCCGTGATCGACGAATATTTTTTAAGGGCTTAG
- a CDS encoding DinB family protein, translating to MAAPQPEPWLRQTHTDIPVVHRAVLHALEQAGEDIEAWCKPLTLEELESRPHGLPSVAFQVRHIARSLDRLMTYAEGNPLSEAQFSALRTESEPSPTKVELFAEFEGTLARTLQRRSALQSVDLNTPRGLGRAAIPTTVGSILIHVAEHTQRHVGQAITTAKVVASLRS from the coding sequence ATGGCAGCGCCCCAACCCGAGCCTTGGCTTCGCCAAACGCATACCGACATTCCTGTGGTCCACCGTGCCGTGCTCCATGCCCTGGAGCAGGCCGGAGAGGATATTGAAGCCTGGTGCAAGCCACTCACGCTGGAGGAGCTTGAATCCCGGCCGCATGGACTTCCGTCGGTTGCGTTTCAAGTGCGGCATATTGCTCGGAGTCTCGACCGGCTGATGACCTATGCGGAGGGGAATCCTCTGAGTGAAGCGCAGTTTTCGGCACTTCGAACGGAAAGTGAGCCATCTCCGACCAAGGTGGAGCTATTTGCGGAGTTTGAGGGAACTCTCGCTAGAACATTGCAACGACGATCGGCTCTGCAGTCTGTAGATCTGAATACGCCTCGCGGCCTCGGACGTGCGGCGATTCCGACTACCGTCGGCAGCATCCTGATCCACGTGGCCGAACATACACAGCGGCACGTCGGGCAGGCGATCACGACGGCGAAGGTCGTCGCATCTCTGCGGAGCTAG
- a CDS encoding peroxiredoxin family protein, translated as MSALQPRLDEITQNTRKLVQEERLAIGERAVADLFESGIEDRALKVGDTAPAFALPDAISGKIIRSSDLLSLGPLVINFFRGRWCPYCVTELETWRDLQPRLRELGGLVVAISPQTLRQSDFTVQQHGIPFPLLRDEGCTLAEKFGVAYALTPEMQRYYRSILVNIPFINAGRNVMASADAALERDWMLPIPATFVVNRDGVITFAEAHADFRVRPEPEEVLAALQRS; from the coding sequence ATGTCCGCGCTGCAGCCGCGTCTCGACGAGATCACGCAGAACACACGGAAGCTTGTGCAAGAAGAACGTCTTGCCATCGGCGAACGTGCGGTTGCAGACCTCTTCGAGAGCGGCATCGAAGACCGAGCGCTCAAGGTGGGGGACACTGCACCCGCCTTTGCTCTCCCCGACGCCATCAGCGGAAAAATCATCAGATCCAGCGACCTGCTTTCGCTCGGTCCGCTCGTGATCAACTTCTTCCGTGGCCGTTGGTGCCCCTACTGCGTCACGGAACTGGAGACGTGGCGCGACCTGCAGCCTCGGCTCCGCGAACTGGGCGGACTCGTCGTCGCCATCTCTCCGCAGACGCTGAGGCAGAGCGACTTCACCGTGCAGCAGCATGGCATCCCCTTCCCGCTTTTGCGCGATGAGGGCTGCACGCTGGCGGAAAAGTTCGGTGTGGCTTATGCGCTCACGCCCGAGATGCAGCGGTACTACCGCTCCATCCTTGTAAATATTCCTTTTATTAATGCTGGGCGTAACGTCATGGCTTCCGCGGATGCGGCACTGGAGCGAGATTGGATGCTTCCTATTCCCGCGACCTTCGTGGTGAACCGTGACGGTGTCATTACCTTCGCCGAAGCACATGCAGACTTCCGCGTTCGCCCCGAACCGGAAGAGGTCCTCGCGGCGCTTCAGCGTAGTTGA